In Vibrio celticus, one genomic interval encodes:
- the flgE gene encoding flagellar hook protein FlgE: protein MSYVALSGLSAAQLDLNTTSNNIANANTFGFKESRAEFGDVYSSSLFTNGKTTPGGGAQASQVAQQFHEGSSIYTNNPMDLRVSGTGFFAVSKDRMVPEINELTRNGAFHLNKDNYMVTANDEFLLGYDVDPNSGEVLSYAPKPLDIPAEFGKPKQTENIEVGVNLPANGDLKDPAAFNYQDADTYNRATSSTVYDSMGQSYKLTTYYLKDQTQPNTWQTYYTMSDENGEKPLNITGGDATNATGHVGHTMKFNNDGTLASLNSGQPINSDPLGAGANPIDLNGADPTQVLKFGLDSSTQFAAPFELTKFDEDGATTGFLTKIDFDEYGSVLGTYSNGENVMLGRVGLVRVPNEQGLDKKGGTQWDSTNDSGDKIWGESNKGSFGSINNGSLEQSNIDMTQELVDLISAQRNFQANSRSLEVHNQLQQNILQIR, encoded by the coding sequence ATGTCATATGTAGCTTTAAGCGGCCTATCCGCTGCACAATTAGACCTGAATACAACCAGTAACAACATTGCGAACGCAAACACATTTGGTTTTAAAGAGTCTCGTGCCGAGTTTGGTGATGTTTATTCAAGCTCGTTGTTCACTAACGGAAAAACCACCCCTGGTGGTGGTGCGCAAGCTAGCCAAGTGGCGCAACAGTTCCACGAAGGTTCAAGTATTTATACGAACAACCCAATGGATTTGCGTGTAAGTGGTACAGGTTTCTTTGCAGTATCGAAAGATCGCATGGTGCCAGAGATTAACGAACTAACGCGTAATGGTGCATTTCACCTAAACAAAGACAACTACATGGTTACGGCTAATGATGAGTTTCTTTTAGGTTACGATGTGGATCCAAACTCGGGTGAAGTTCTTTCTTACGCGCCAAAGCCTCTCGACATTCCTGCTGAGTTTGGTAAGCCAAAACAGACAGAAAACATTGAAGTAGGGGTCAACCTTCCTGCAAATGGTGATCTTAAAGACCCGGCTGCATTTAACTACCAAGATGCTGATACTTATAACCGTGCAACGTCTTCGACGGTATACGATTCTATGGGTCAGTCTTACAAGTTAACGACTTACTACCTCAAAGATCAGACTCAACCAAACACTTGGCAAACGTACTACACCATGTCAGATGAGAATGGTGAGAAGCCATTGAACATTACTGGCGGTGATGCGACGAATGCAACAGGTCATGTTGGTCACACAATGAAGTTCAACAATGATGGTACGTTAGCAAGCCTAAACAGTGGTCAGCCAATTAACTCTGATCCTCTAGGGGCAGGTGCGAACCCAATTGACTTGAACGGTGCCGATCCAACACAGGTGCTTAAGTTTGGTCTGGATTCTTCAACTCAGTTTGCTGCTCCGTTTGAATTGACTAAGTTTGATGAAGATGGTGCGACAACAGGTTTCTTAACTAAAATCGATTTCGATGAGTACGGCAGTGTTCTAGGTACTTACTCAAATGGTGAAAACGTGATGCTTGGCCGTGTAGGCTTAGTTCGTGTACCAAATGAGCAAGGTCTAGATAAGAAAGGTGGCACTCAATGGGATTCTACTAATGACTCAGGTGACAAGATCTGGGGTGAATCGAACAAAGGTTCATTTGGTAGTATCAACAACGGCTCTCTAGAGCAATCGAACATCGA
- the flgD gene encoding flagellar hook assembly protein FlgD: MAGINNNVGQSGLSYVDQLKSLQDGAKKPDETTGKQDLKQEDFLSLLTKQLAQQDPFKPVSNDQMIAQMASFATVDGIGKMNTQFESLNSSMTSNQALQASSLVGRDVLVPGAAGVKPGDGGMAAMVKLPQAMDNVMVRVENEVGQLVRTFDIGSKPSGDTRVEWDGKDEDGNPLPAGKYNVKASGLLDGENTEFQVSSYANVNSVLLGKGDGNVLLNLAGFTSPVRLAEVLEVGKA, encoded by the coding sequence ATGGCTGGAATCAACAACAATGTTGGTCAAAGCGGCTTGTCCTATGTTGACCAGCTGAAGAGTCTTCAAGATGGCGCTAAGAAGCCCGACGAAACAACAGGTAAGCAGGATCTTAAACAAGAAGACTTCTTATCTTTGTTGACTAAGCAACTAGCACAACAAGACCCTTTCAAGCCGGTTAGCAATGACCAGATGATTGCGCAAATGGCTTCATTTGCGACCGTAGATGGCATTGGCAAAATGAATACACAGTTTGAAAGCTTGAATTCATCAATGACCTCTAACCAAGCACTTCAGGCATCCTCTTTGGTTGGCCGTGATGTATTGGTTCCTGGTGCGGCAGGTGTAAAACCCGGTGATGGCGGTATGGCGGCAATGGTTAAGCTTCCTCAGGCAATGGACAATGTAATGGTCCGTGTTGAGAACGAAGTTGGCCAATTAGTTCGCACATTTGATATCGGCTCTAAACCATCTGGTGATACACGTGTTGAATGGGACGGAAAAGACGAAGACGGTAACCCATTGCCGGCCGGTAAATACAACGTGAAAGCGTCAGGTTTGCTGGATGGCGAGAACACAGAGTTCCAAGTTTCCAGTTATGCGAACGTGAACAGTGTGCTTCTTGGTAAGGGCGATGGCAACGTACTACTCAATCTGGCTGGTTTCACATCGCCAGTACGACTTGCTGAAGTACTAGAAGTTGGTAAAGCGTAG
- the flgC gene encoding flagellar basal body rod protein FlgC — translation MSLFNVFNVTGSAMSAESVRLNTTSSNLANADSVSSSAEETYKARHAVFGAELNKARNSDHTVPVKVLGIVESDKPLSAEYNPDHPLANNEGYIYKPNVNVMEEMANMISASRAYQTNVQVADSSKQMLLRTLQMGQ, via the coding sequence ATGAGCTTATTTAATGTATTCAATGTGACTGGTTCTGCGATGAGTGCTGAATCTGTTCGTCTAAATACGACCTCGAGCAACCTTGCAAACGCGGACAGTGTAAGTAGTTCTGCTGAAGAAACTTACAAGGCTCGCCACGCAGTGTTCGGCGCTGAGTTAAATAAAGCACGCAACAGTGACCACACTGTGCCTGTGAAAGTACTAGGTATTGTAGAAAGCGATAAACCGCTGAGCGCGGAGTACAACCCGGATCACCCATTAGCGAACAACGAAGGCTACATCTACAAGCCTAACGTGAACGTTATGGAAGAGATGGCAAACATGATTTCGGCATCACGTGCGTACCAAACGAACGTACAGGTTGCTGACTCGAGTAAACAAATGCTGCTGCGTACGCTGCAGATGGGTCAATAA
- the flgB gene encoding flagellar basal body rod protein FlgB, whose protein sequence is MAISFDNALGIHQHTVGVRERNAEVLSTNIAQANTPGYKAKGLDFKKSLQAASSGASIGLSRTDGRHISASTTVNGETKYRIPTQPDTGDGNTVDLDLERNLFMQNQIRHQASLDFLGSKFKNLTKAIKGE, encoded by the coding sequence ATGGCTATTTCTTTTGACAATGCTTTGGGCATTCACCAGCACACAGTTGGTGTACGTGAGCGTAACGCTGAGGTGCTTTCCACCAATATCGCGCAAGCAAACACGCCTGGGTATAAAGCAAAGGGACTAGACTTTAAGAAATCATTGCAAGCGGCAAGTTCTGGGGCAAGCATTGGTCTTAGCCGTACAGATGGTCGGCACATTTCTGCCTCAACAACGGTGAACGGGGAAACGAAGTATCGAATTCCTACACAACCTGATACAGGAGATGGCAACACGGTTGATTTGGATTTGGAAAGAAACCTTTTCATGCAAAACCAAATTAGGCATCAAGCCTCTCTCGACTTCCTAGGAAGTAAGTTCAAGAATTTAACTAAAGCGATTAAAGGGGAATAA
- a CDS encoding protein-glutamate O-methyltransferase yields the protein MTAITISDQEYRDFSRFLESQCGIVLGDSKQYLVRSRLSPLVTKFKLASLSDLLRDVVTGRNRELRVAAVDAMTTNETLWFRDTYPFAVLADKLLPEIAANKRPIKIWSAASSSGQEAYSMAMTILETQARKPGLLPNVSITATDISASMLDMCRTGAYDNLALGRGLSPERRRTFFEDAGDGRMKVKDNVKRMVNFRPQNLMDSYALLGKFDIIFCRNVLIYFSPDMKSKVLNQMANSLNPGGYLLLGASESLTGLTDRFEMVRCNPGIIYKLK from the coding sequence ATGACTGCTATAACAATAAGTGATCAAGAGTATCGCGATTTCAGCCGTTTCTTAGAATCTCAATGTGGCATTGTATTAGGTGACAGCAAGCAGTATTTAGTGCGCAGTCGTCTAAGCCCATTAGTAACGAAGTTTAAGTTAGCTTCGTTGTCTGATTTGTTGAGAGACGTAGTAACAGGTCGAAACCGTGAGCTGCGTGTGGCTGCTGTCGATGCCATGACGACGAACGAGACACTTTGGTTCCGTGATACTTACCCGTTTGCTGTGCTGGCGGATAAGCTTCTACCGGAAATAGCGGCAAATAAACGTCCTATTAAGATTTGGTCTGCGGCAAGCTCTTCAGGCCAAGAAGCATACTCAATGGCAATGACGATTCTTGAAACTCAAGCTCGCAAGCCAGGTTTGCTGCCAAATGTATCGATTACCGCAACTGACATCTCAGCAAGTATGTTGGATATGTGCCGTACTGGCGCTTACGACAACCTTGCATTGGGACGTGGACTTTCTCCAGAGCGCCGTCGTACTTTCTTTGAAGATGCGGGCGATGGCCGTATGAAAGTGAAAGATAACGTCAAGCGCATGGTGAACTTCCGCCCTCAGAATTTGATGGACAGCTATGCATTGTTAGGCAAGTTCGACATCATTTTCTGTCGTAACGTGCTGATTTACTTCTCGCCGGATATGAAGTCAAAGGTACTTAACCAGATGGCAAATAGCCTGAACCCTGGTGGTTACTTACTATTGGGTGCGTCTGAATCGTTAACAGGCTTAACCGATCGTTTTGAAATGGTTCGCTGTAATCCAGGCATCATCTACAAATTAAAGTAA
- a CDS encoding chemotaxis protein CheV, whose protein sequence is MTGILDSVNQRTQLVGQNRLELLTFRLMGRQRYGINVFKVKEVLQCPKLTKMPNLNPLVKGVAHIRGQTISVIDLSLAIGGRPTTDVEKCFVVISEFNRTIQGFLVSSVERIINMHWESILPPPDGAGRANYLTAVTNIDNELVEILDVEKILAEISPVDETMDSKIAEDIAKVEQEKELVRRILIADDSTVARKQVQRAIESIGFEVISVKDGKEAYEKLMQMSSEGSIYDQISLVISDIEMPEMDGYTLTAEIRRHAELKDLYVILHSSLSGVFNQAMVERVGANSFIAKFNPDELGAAVKAALTN, encoded by the coding sequence ATGACGGGTATTCTTGATTCGGTGAATCAGCGTACGCAACTCGTCGGTCAAAACCGATTAGAATTACTAACCTTTCGCCTAATGGGGCGTCAGCGTTACGGCATTAATGTCTTTAAAGTAAAAGAAGTGCTTCAATGCCCTAAGCTGACAAAGATGCCAAACTTGAACCCACTGGTTAAAGGTGTAGCACACATTCGTGGCCAAACGATCTCTGTGATCGACTTGAGCTTAGCGATCGGTGGCCGTCCTACAACGGATGTTGAAAAGTGTTTTGTGGTTATCTCTGAGTTTAACCGAACCATTCAAGGTTTCTTGGTAAGTTCAGTAGAGCGCATTATTAACATGCACTGGGAATCGATTCTTCCGCCGCCAGATGGCGCAGGTCGGGCTAACTACCTGACAGCGGTAACCAACATTGATAATGAATTGGTAGAAATTCTTGATGTTGAGAAGATCCTTGCAGAAATTTCTCCTGTTGATGAAACAATGGACAGCAAGATTGCTGAAGATATTGCGAAAGTAGAACAAGAGAAAGAATTGGTTCGCCGCATCTTGATTGCTGATGACTCGACCGTTGCTCGTAAGCAGGTTCAGCGTGCTATTGAGTCGATTGGTTTTGAAGTTATCTCGGTGAAGGATGGTAAAGAAGCCTATGAGAAGCTGATGCAGATGTCATCAGAAGGCAGTATTTACGATCAGATTTCATTGGTGATTTCTGATATCGAAATGCCAGAAATGGATGGATACACGCTGACTGCTGAGATTCGTCGTCACGCCGAACTTAAAGATTTATACGTAATTTTACACTCATCGTTGAGTGGTGTATTTAACCAAGCCATGGTTGAGCGTGTTGGAGCTAACTCCTTCATCGCTAAATTCAACCCGGATGAGCTTGGTGCAGCGGTAAAAGCTGCGTTAACTAACTAA
- the flgA gene encoding flagellar basal body P-ring formation chaperone FlgA → MTYYKINLPPLSIAMCRATFKTVAKFIGILSILFSFFVQAATPEQIEMIQSAAEQHILDTVEQPQGGELFVNSANVDSRIKATDCPVPLETSASTTTNTRSSITVLVQCVPDEWRVYVPVRLSMSVPLVTTTRSLARGEIVGQYDVTTAMISLNKFRRQGFTAPHQVIGAKVKKNLRPGDVVERGDICVVCRNEKVIIQAVKGGMTITTKGTALTDGSMGDQVRVKNDKSQRIIEGIVTSMSEVTVYF, encoded by the coding sequence ATGACGTATTATAAAATAAATTTGCCACCTCTTTCCATAGCAATGTGTAGAGCTACTTTTAAAACTGTCGCTAAGTTTATCGGCATTTTATCAATATTGTTTAGTTTTTTTGTACAAGCTGCGACCCCAGAACAAATTGAGATGATTCAGTCTGCAGCGGAGCAACATATCCTTGATACGGTTGAGCAGCCACAAGGTGGCGAACTCTTTGTTAATTCAGCAAATGTTGACTCAAGAATCAAAGCGACAGACTGCCCAGTGCCTTTAGAGACCAGCGCTTCAACGACCACCAATACCCGCAGCAGTATTACGGTTTTAGTGCAATGTGTTCCTGATGAGTGGCGAGTTTATGTACCCGTTCGCCTTTCGATGTCGGTGCCTCTTGTCACCACCACTCGCTCACTCGCGAGAGGCGAAATCGTCGGTCAATACGATGTCACCACCGCTATGATTTCTCTTAACAAGTTTCGTCGCCAAGGTTTCACAGCTCCACATCAGGTCATCGGCGCTAAGGTAAAAAAGAACCTAAGACCGGGCGATGTTGTAGAAAGAGGTGATATCTGTGTCGTGTGCCGAAACGAGAAGGTTATCATACAGGCAGTAAAAGGTGGCATGACCATTACCACCAAAGGAACTGCGCTTACCGATGGCTCTATGGGTGATCAAGTAAGAGTGAAAAATGATAAATCACAGCGTATAATTGAAGGGATTGTTACCAGCATGTCTGAAGTCACGGTTTACTTTTAA
- the flgM gene encoding flagellar biosynthesis anti-sigma factor FlgM — MAGIDNIRSGQPLTTTNRSAVRSDSSSEASRSDVSTKSPASKDAVSLSQQGKAIGQLHQDMAAQPSFDSVKVAAIKEAIANGSYTVDPEKLADNMIKFEDELKGL; from the coding sequence ATGGCAGGCATTGATAATATTCGTTCAGGGCAACCCCTAACGACCACTAACCGATCAGCAGTACGCTCTGATTCTAGTTCTGAGGCATCACGCTCTGATGTATCAACTAAATCACCAGCAAGCAAAGATGCGGTTTCACTTAGCCAACAAGGCAAAGCGATTGGTCAGCTCCACCAAGATATGGCAGCACAGCCAAGCTTTGATTCTGTGAAAGTAGCAGCGATCAAAGAAGCAATTGCGAACGGTTCATACACTGTCGATCCAGAAAAACTGGCAGACAACATGATCAAGTTCGAAGATGAATTAAAAGGTCTTTAA
- a CDS encoding flagella synthesis protein FlgN has translation MAALADLVNFQLQNAKALSELLSSEKTAITSRQSNDIERIAKEKVVLVEQLRSTDQRIAAHTNISELTENPELAQLVTKIQSIVHDCQQANLVNGEALNRAHLSFKKLSNMMQQSHGKIGMTYNAGGQTHTISTLGTNVKA, from the coding sequence ATGGCGGCACTAGCAGATTTAGTTAATTTCCAACTTCAAAATGCCAAAGCCTTATCTGAATTATTAAGTTCAGAGAAAACCGCTATTACGAGCCGACAATCAAACGATATTGAGCGAATCGCCAAAGAAAAAGTGGTCCTAGTTGAACAACTAAGATCAACCGATCAGCGAATCGCAGCCCATACCAATATCTCAGAGCTGACCGAGAATCCTGAACTTGCTCAGTTAGTCACTAAGATCCAGTCGATAGTGCACGATTGCCAGCAAGCGAACCTTGTTAATGGCGAAGCCTTGAATCGAGCACACCTTAGCTTCAAAAAACTCAGCAATATGATGCAGCAAAGCCACGGAAAAATTGGCATGACCTACAATGCCGGTGGTCAAACGCATACTATCTCTACGCTGGGAACCAACGTAAAAGCATAG
- the flgP gene encoding flagellar assembly lipoprotein FlgP, with translation MKKLIFVVAALLLVGCQPLQNMRPDDYLVAVGYASISEQKGRNDEERRIRAMRASKIDAYRELAEQVYGMRVSGRAELEDQRLGTERTSGAVDGVIRGAEVVRSYPVGDSYVTELQLDIRKMEQLRNYGEVQPVPEKRQQTLF, from the coding sequence ATGAAGAAGTTAATATTTGTTGTTGCCGCTTTACTGCTCGTTGGCTGTCAGCCACTGCAAAACATGAGGCCAGACGACTACTTAGTTGCCGTTGGCTACGCGAGTATCAGCGAGCAGAAGGGACGTAACGACGAAGAAAGACGTATCCGTGCGATGAGAGCTTCCAAGATCGACGCCTATCGTGAACTTGCAGAACAAGTTTACGGTATGCGAGTGAGTGGTCGAGCAGAGCTTGAAGATCAACGCCTTGGTACGGAACGTACTTCTGGTGCGGTTGATGGCGTAATCCGCGGTGCAGAAGTGGTACGCAGCTACCCAGTGGGTGATAGCTATGTAACAGAGCTTCAGCTTGATATCCGTAAGATGGAGCAGCTACGTAATTACGGTGAAGTACAACCCGTACCTGAAAAGAGACAACAAACGTTGTTCTAG
- a CDS encoding FlgO family outer membrane protein: protein MKKWLVVMSVMLLTSCAYSPIYNGKSEYSGSQFMLMDSPRHTMDFFVESMTEDLIISNTSISARTPIAITSFVDLQHMDTTNWLGNSVSEGFIHQFQRRGFKVVDFKTTGSIQVTHQGDFALSRDWKDLAQEQDVQYVLTGTMLRQEGGVLVNARVVGMQTRIVVATAQGFLPADRIGRDLDTLNSIRTQDGVIIRSDPTISQPYTVILRP, encoded by the coding sequence ATGAAAAAATGGCTCGTAGTAATGAGTGTCATGTTATTGACCTCATGTGCTTATTCGCCAATCTATAACGGCAAGTCTGAGTATTCAGGCAGTCAGTTTATGTTGATGGATAGCCCTCGTCATACCATGGATTTCTTCGTGGAAAGCATGACCGAAGATCTGATCATTTCGAATACGAGTATCTCAGCAAGAACTCCGATAGCGATTACTTCGTTTGTTGACCTACAACACATGGACACAACGAACTGGCTAGGAAACTCGGTATCAGAAGGTTTCATTCATCAGTTTCAGCGTCGTGGCTTCAAGGTTGTTGATTTCAAAACAACAGGTTCTATTCAAGTGACTCACCAAGGTGACTTCGCGTTAAGCCGCGATTGGAAAGACTTAGCTCAAGAGCAAGACGTACAGTACGTACTAACAGGCACTATGCTTCGCCAAGAAGGCGGTGTGTTAGTCAATGCTCGTGTTGTTGGCATGCAAACTCGGATTGTCGTGGCGACGGCACAAGGCTTCTTGCCTGCAGACCGTATTGGTCGTGACCTAGATACTCTAAACAGTATTCGAACTCAAGATGGCGTTATTATTCGTTCTGACCCAACGATCAGCCAGCCTTATACTGTTATTCTTCGCCCTTAG
- a CDS encoding flagellar assembly protein FlgT: MKKIISYLFSISSLITICFSAHASWYEVTGTAAIVSSEETARVHALEDAVYKAIQFSGADIGSISNLTPYLDANKKEFQFTNHEVRYILVEKEKKRSGNIMITARIDIYPSANACHESQYKKTFLVGNIDVTSPQQAVMGRIYNIGDDFGHVVDRQLAQESRSFVSVGTTNYDIDKRRPEVIKMIAQDTGAQYIIGGDITDLTATIESKLLKDDIINRQFALEMQVFDGKTGHQVYNRSYREVAKWPFAKTSEVDTRSARFWASTYGSMMLRVSRNIMLDLESEVSCKITLPEVAAVFGNTVTIDLGRMHGVQQGDKLQLWHTGSFIDQRGLPRNKVSQSDITLTVSRVYENEAELTIDQPSLAGSIQIGDVMQKIM, translated from the coding sequence ATGAAAAAAATAATTTCTTACTTATTTTCAATAAGTTCACTGATAACCATATGCTTCAGTGCTCATGCCTCTTGGTATGAAGTTACCGGTACCGCAGCCATCGTATCGTCAGAAGAAACGGCAAGGGTCCATGCTCTAGAAGACGCGGTATATAAAGCGATCCAGTTCTCAGGTGCTGATATTGGTAGTATCTCCAACCTCACGCCGTACCTCGACGCAAACAAGAAAGAATTTCAATTTACCAATCATGAAGTGCGCTACATCTTGGTAGAAAAAGAGAAAAAGCGCAGTGGCAATATAATGATCACTGCAAGGATCGACATCTATCCTTCGGCAAATGCTTGCCATGAGAGCCAATACAAGAAGACATTTTTGGTCGGCAACATTGATGTGACCTCCCCTCAACAAGCAGTGATGGGCAGAATCTATAACATTGGTGATGATTTTGGCCATGTCGTGGATCGACAGCTGGCGCAAGAATCTCGCAGCTTTGTTTCCGTTGGCACGACCAATTACGATATCGACAAGCGTCGACCAGAGGTGATCAAGATGATCGCCCAAGATACTGGCGCGCAGTACATCATTGGTGGCGACATTACCGATTTAACCGCGACCATCGAATCCAAGCTTTTGAAAGATGACATCATCAATCGTCAGTTTGCGTTAGAGATGCAAGTCTTCGATGGCAAAACAGGACATCAGGTTTACAACCGTAGCTATCGTGAAGTGGCAAAGTGGCCATTTGCTAAGACCAGTGAAGTGGACACCCGCAGTGCTCGTTTCTGGGCATCAACCTACGGCAGTATGATGCTGCGTGTTAGCCGCAATATTATGTTGGACTTAGAATCTGAAGTGTCATGTAAGATCACACTTCCAGAGGTGGCTGCAGTATTTGGTAACACTGTGACCATTGATTTAGGTCGAATGCATGGTGTTCAACAAGGTGACAAGCTGCAGCTATGGCACACCGGTTCGTTTATTGACCAACGCGGTTTACCACGTAATAAGGTATCTCAAAGCGATATCACGCTGACGGTTTCTCGCGTTTATGAAAACGAAGCAGAACTAACTATCGACCAACCAAGCCTTGCAGGAAGCATTCAAATTGGTGATGTGATGCAGAAAATCATGTAG
- a CDS encoding NAD(P)/FAD-dependent oxidoreductase codes for MKKLSTQVVIIGAGPSGSIAASLLHKKGIDVRVIEKSVFPRFSIGESLLPACMEVIEQAGMTDAVINANFQYKDGAAFRKDGVYTAFNFEDKFSSGPGTTFQVQRGAFDKVLADTAESQGVSIDYQHELMGITFTDDSTILDVQVLDGERYQLEAQYVLDGSGFGRVLPKMLNLEEPSSLPPRKAIFTHINDHIAEVDTDLEYDRNKILISVHPTNPDVWYWLIPFSNGVSSFGIVGEPKFFESYPQDKIAAIKQLATEEPGLAEILANAEYPNPAGEIGGYSANVKHLATDKYALLGNAGEFLDPVFSSGVTIAMKSAQFAVECVEKQLNGEHVDWERDYADPLMVGVNTFRTYVEGWYSGTLQDVIFYQDPNPKIKQMVCSILAGYAWDQANPYVKESKRRLKTLAEICRS; via the coding sequence ATGAAAAAACTATCAACTCAAGTGGTGATTATCGGAGCTGGGCCGTCAGGTTCAATTGCAGCGTCTTTGCTTCATAAAAAAGGCATCGATGTTCGAGTGATTGAAAAGAGCGTATTCCCTCGCTTTTCTATTGGTGAAAGCCTATTACCCGCTTGCATGGAAGTGATTGAACAGGCTGGGATGACTGACGCAGTAATCAACGCCAACTTCCAATACAAAGATGGCGCAGCCTTTCGCAAAGATGGTGTTTATACGGCGTTCAATTTTGAAGACAAGTTCTCTTCTGGTCCAGGAACCACGTTTCAGGTTCAGCGAGGTGCCTTTGATAAGGTTTTGGCAGATACGGCTGAGTCGCAGGGTGTCAGCATCGATTACCAACATGAGTTGATGGGTATTACTTTCACCGACGACAGCACCATCTTAGATGTGCAAGTGTTGGATGGAGAGCGCTATCAGCTAGAAGCGCAATACGTTTTAGATGGCAGTGGTTTTGGCCGAGTGCTACCGAAAATGCTTAACTTGGAAGAGCCGTCATCACTTCCTCCACGCAAAGCTATTTTTACGCACATTAACGATCATATTGCAGAGGTTGATACCGACCTTGAATATGACCGCAATAAAATCTTGATCTCAGTGCACCCAACTAATCCTGATGTTTGGTATTGGTTGATCCCGTTTAGTAACGGTGTTTCTTCGTTTGGTATTGTCGGGGAGCCTAAGTTCTTTGAATCATACCCACAAGATAAGATTGCCGCGATTAAGCAACTGGCAACAGAAGAGCCGGGTTTGGCTGAGATACTGGCAAATGCAGAGTATCCGAACCCTGCGGGCGAAATCGGTGGTTATTCTGCCAACGTAAAGCACCTGGCAACAGACAAGTATGCGCTGCTGGGTAATGCCGGTGAGTTTCTTGACCCCGTATTTTCATCCGGCGTGACGATTGCGATGAAGTCAGCTCAGTTTGCGGTTGAGTGTGTTGAAAAGCAGCTTAACGGTGAACACGTCGATTGGGAGCGCGATTATGCCGATCCGTTGATGGTTGGCGTAAACACCTTTAGAACGTATGTTGAGGGGTGGTACTCAGGTACTTTGCAGGATGTGATTTTTTATCAAGATCCAAACCCAAAGATTAAGCAGATGGTGTGCTCAATTCTGGCGGGTTACGCATGGGATCAAGCCAACCCTTATGTGAAAGAGTCTAAGCGCAGACTTAAGACATTGGCAGAGATATGCCGAAGCTAG